A single Agromyces sp. CF514 DNA region contains:
- a CDS encoding RNA polymerase-binding protein RbpA, giving the protein MASGNSAIRGSRVGAGPMGEQDRGFHADRVAVSYWDAQGNETVRYFAASLPEEEIPEVIDSPSTGLPAGRDKENPPSVSKLEPYKTHLAYVKERRSDEEAAALLEEALTQLRTRRGQAPKE; this is encoded by the coding sequence ATGGCTTCCGGAAACAGCGCCATCCGTGGCTCGCGCGTCGGCGCCGGCCCCATGGGCGAGCAGGATCGCGGCTTCCACGCCGACCGCGTCGCCGTGAGCTACTGGGATGCCCAGGGCAACGAGACCGTGCGGTACTTCGCGGCGAGCCTGCCCGAAGAGGAGATCCCCGAGGTCATCGACAGCCCGTCCACGGGTCTGCCGGCCGGCCGCGACAAGGAGAACCCGCCGTCGGTCTCCAAGCTCGAGCCGTACAAGACGCACCTCGCCTACGTCAAGGAACGCCGCAGCGACGAAGAAGCCGCCGCGCTCCTCGAAGAGGCATTGACGCAGCTGCGCACGCGCCGCGGTCAGGCTCCCAAGGAGTAG
- the pgl gene encoding 6-phosphogluconolactonase — translation MTNERRVLVHPDKGSLASSVAARFITKMLDILDDQPIAHVVLTGGSMAGAVLESVASSPARTSIDWSRVHFWWGDERWVPAGSEDRNDWIADRALLDDLDIPDANVHRFPASDSGISLDDAAVAFEAELSEFGGDGGDAPSFDITFLGVGPDGHIASLFPHRSGIQVTDRTVIAVRDSPKPPPERLSLTRPVLNASQRVWFVLSGADKASALGLALAGASRDEVPVAGIKGRRRTVFFVDSDAAAEVPEELIARDY, via the coding sequence ATGACGAACGAACGCCGAGTACTGGTGCACCCCGACAAGGGGTCGCTGGCCAGTTCGGTGGCGGCACGGTTCATCACGAAGATGCTCGACATCCTCGACGACCAGCCGATCGCGCACGTCGTGCTCACGGGCGGTTCGATGGCGGGTGCGGTGCTCGAATCCGTCGCCTCCTCCCCCGCCCGCACGAGCATCGACTGGTCGCGCGTGCACTTCTGGTGGGGCGACGAGCGCTGGGTTCCGGCCGGCAGTGAGGATCGCAACGACTGGATCGCCGATCGCGCGCTGCTCGACGACCTCGACATCCCCGACGCGAACGTGCACCGGTTCCCGGCGTCGGACTCGGGCATCTCGCTCGACGACGCCGCGGTCGCGTTCGAGGCCGAGCTCTCCGAGTTCGGCGGCGACGGCGGCGACGCGCCGTCGTTCGACATCACGTTCCTCGGCGTCGGACCCGACGGCCACATCGCGTCGCTGTTCCCGCATCGCTCCGGGATCCAGGTCACCGATCGCACGGTCATCGCGGTGCGCGACTCCCCCAAGCCGCCGCCCGAGCGACTGAGCCTCACCCGCCCCGTGCTCAATGCGTCCCAGCGCGTCTGGTTCGTGCTGTCCGGGGCGGACAAGGCGTCGGCCCTGGGGCTCGCCCTCGCGGGCGCCAGCCGCGACGAGGTGCCCGTGGCGGGCATCAAGGGCCGCCGTCGCACGGTGTTCTTCGTGGATTCGGATGCCGCAGCAGAGGTTCCCGAGGAGCTCATCGCGCGCGACTACTGA
- a CDS encoding glucose-6-phosphate dehydrogenase assembly protein OpcA, protein MIVDLPDTTTSKVSKALVKIREENGVVALGRVLTLVIATTPGVEEEAIEAANDASREHPMRVIVVSSDPDEADGVAPRLDAEIRVGGDAGASEVIVLRAHGPVAHDEESLVMALLLPDAPVVTWWPSVAPAVPGTSPLGRIAQRRITDASSQPDPQAALRALVDSYTPGDADFAWTRLTLWRAQLAAVLDQPPFAPVTRVHVTGAADSPSTTLLAAWLQLQLDAPTGYVLTDVSEGSHGIHGVTLERETGVIELTRDQPGVATLRQPGQPLHDVALPRRNLRDCLADELRRLDPDELYGEVIRSGLALLSEPEAEGAPA, encoded by the coding sequence GTGATCGTCGACCTGCCCGACACCACCACCAGCAAGGTCTCGAAGGCGCTCGTCAAGATCCGCGAGGAGAACGGCGTCGTCGCGCTCGGACGTGTGCTGACGCTCGTCATCGCCACCACGCCCGGCGTCGAGGAGGAGGCCATCGAGGCCGCCAACGACGCGTCGCGCGAGCACCCGATGCGCGTCATCGTCGTCTCCTCCGATCCCGATGAGGCCGACGGCGTCGCACCGCGTCTCGATGCGGAGATCCGCGTCGGCGGCGACGCGGGCGCGAGCGAGGTCATCGTGCTCCGCGCCCACGGCCCGGTCGCGCACGACGAGGAGAGCCTCGTCATGGCGCTGCTGCTGCCCGACGCCCCGGTGGTCACCTGGTGGCCGAGCGTGGCGCCCGCGGTGCCGGGCACCTCGCCGCTCGGCCGCATCGCCCAGCGACGGATCACGGATGCCTCGAGCCAGCCGGATCCGCAGGCGGCCCTCCGGGCGCTCGTCGACAGCTACACGCCGGGCGACGCCGATTTCGCGTGGACGCGCCTCACGCTGTGGCGCGCCCAGCTCGCGGCGGTGCTCGACCAGCCCCCGTTCGCCCCTGTCACCCGGGTGCACGTCACGGGCGCCGCCGACTCGCCGTCCACGACGCTCCTCGCGGCGTGGCTGCAGCTGCAGCTGGATGCCCCGACTGGGTACGTCCTCACGGACGTGTCCGAGGGCTCGCACGGCATCCACGGCGTCACGCTCGAGCGCGAGACCGGCGTGATCGAGCTCACGCGCGACCAGCCCGGTGTCGCCACCCTCCGCCAGCCCGGGCAGCCGTTGCACGACGTGGCCCTGCCCCGCCGCAACCTCCGGGACTGCCTCGCCGACGAGCTCCGTCGTCTCGACCCCGATGAGCTGTACGGTGAAGTCATCAGGAGCGGCCTCGCGCTGCTCAGCGAGCCCGAGGCCGAGGGAGCCCCCGCATGA
- the zwf gene encoding glucose-6-phosphate dehydrogenase produces the protein MPPATISAGHNPLRSPKDYRLNRIAGPSSLIIFGVTGDLSRKKLMPAVYDLANRGLLPPGFALVGFARRDWADQDFEKVVHDSVRQYARTEFREDVWKQLARGIRFVQGDFDDDAAFDRLRGVVADLDAERGTMGNHAFYLSIPPKSFPLVTEQLKRSGLTEQKNGQWRRVVIEKPFGSDLKSARELNDVVASVFPPDSVFRIDHYLGKETVQNILALRFANQLYEPIWNANYVDHVQITMAEDIGVGGRAGYYDGIGAARDVIQNHLLQLLALTAMEEPISFEAADLRAEKEKILAAVRLPEDLATGTARGQYAGGWQGGEEVIGFLDEDGMNPESLTETYAAMKLTIGTRRWAGVPFYLRAGKRLGRRVTEIAVVFKRAPQQLFADSQTSQLGENALVIRVQPDEGVTIRFGSKVPGAGMQVRDVTMDFGYGHAFTEASPEAYERLILDVLLGDPPLFPRQEEVELSWKILDPIEEFWSTQGQPEQYRPGTWGPSSADALLARDGRTWRRP, from the coding sequence ATGCCTCCGGCAACCATCTCCGCGGGTCACAACCCGCTTCGATCCCCGAAGGACTACCGGCTCAATCGCATCGCCGGTCCCTCGAGCCTCATCATCTTCGGCGTGACGGGCGACTTGTCGCGCAAGAAGCTGATGCCCGCCGTGTACGACCTCGCCAACCGCGGCCTGCTGCCGCCCGGATTCGCGCTCGTGGGCTTCGCCCGTCGCGACTGGGCCGACCAGGACTTCGAGAAGGTCGTGCACGACTCGGTGCGCCAGTACGCGCGCACCGAGTTCCGCGAGGACGTCTGGAAGCAGCTCGCACGCGGCATCCGCTTCGTGCAGGGCGACTTCGACGACGACGCGGCGTTCGACCGCCTGCGCGGCGTCGTGGCCGACCTCGACGCCGAGCGCGGCACCATGGGCAACCACGCGTTCTACCTGTCGATCCCGCCGAAGTCGTTCCCGCTGGTCACCGAGCAGCTCAAGCGATCCGGCCTCACCGAGCAGAAGAACGGCCAGTGGCGACGAGTCGTCATCGAGAAGCCGTTCGGCTCCGACCTGAAGTCGGCTCGCGAGCTGAACGACGTCGTCGCCTCGGTGTTCCCGCCCGACTCGGTGTTCCGCATCGACCACTACCTGGGCAAGGAGACGGTTCAGAACATCCTCGCGCTGCGGTTCGCGAACCAGCTCTACGAGCCCATCTGGAACGCGAACTACGTCGACCACGTGCAGATCACGATGGCCGAGGACATCGGCGTGGGCGGCCGTGCCGGGTACTACGACGGTATCGGCGCTGCCCGCGACGTCATCCAGAACCACCTGCTGCAGCTGCTCGCGCTGACCGCGATGGAGGAACCCATCTCGTTCGAGGCCGCCGACCTGCGCGCCGAGAAGGAGAAGATCCTCGCAGCGGTGCGCCTGCCGGAAGACCTCGCGACGGGCACCGCCCGGGGCCAGTACGCAGGCGGATGGCAGGGCGGCGAGGAGGTCATCGGCTTCCTCGATGAAGACGGCATGAACCCCGAGTCGCTCACCGAGACGTACGCGGCCATGAAGCTGACCATCGGCACCCGCCGATGGGCCGGCGTGCCGTTCTACCTCCGCGCGGGCAAGCGGCTCGGCCGCCGCGTGACCGAGATCGCCGTGGTCTTCAAGCGTGCGCCGCAGCAGCTCTTCGCCGACAGCCAGACCTCGCAGCTCGGCGAGAACGCGCTCGTGATCCGCGTGCAGCCCGACGAGGGCGTCACCATCCGCTTCGGCTCCAAGGTGCCGGGCGCGGGCATGCAGGTGCGCGACGTCACCATGGACTTCGGCTACGGCCACGCCTTCACCGAGGCGAGCCCCGAGGCCTACGAGCGGCTCATCCTCGACGTGCTGCTCGGCGACCCGCCGCTGTTCCCCCGTCAGGAGGAGGTCGAGCTCTCCTGGAAGATCCTCGACCCGATCGAGGAGTTCTGGTCCACGCAGGGCCAGCCCGAACAGTACCGCCCCGGCACGTGGGGGCCGTCGTCCGCCGACGCCCTGCTCGCCCGCGACGGCCGAACCTGGAGGCGCCCGTGA
- a CDS encoding glucose-6-phosphate isomerase, which produces MSFRIAVSGAAADAVRANVPGLVADLVASGITAQDPALWGPAAEEESAKRLGWTEAVAISRPLVAEIEALRTQLRAEGVEHIVLAGMGGSSLAPEVITRTARVDLTVLDSTEPGQVRAALADRLAVSALVVSSKSGSTVETDSQRRVYEQAFTEAGIDPRSRIVIVTDPGSPLDESARAAGYRVFNADPNVGGRYSALTAFGLVPSGLAGVDISEILDEAETIELSLAIDSPENPGLVLGAAIAAANPRRDKLAIVADGTHIVGFADWAEQLIAESTGKEGTGILPVVLEADAPELSGELPDVQVVRIVSDAGDEQLVDDGTDEIRVSGTLGAQLLVWEYATAVAGRLLGINPFDQPDVESAKIAARGLLDARPEPTPAAFVAEGIEVRGTPEVIGASSDLESAIEVLLEELPADGYLSVQAYVDRVAHPELEELRARLAARAGRPVTFGWGPRFLHSTGQFHKGGPAVGAFLQITQAVAEDLAIPERPFTFGQLIAAQASGDSSVLAEHGRPVLTLTLTDPSVNVATLFDAIG; this is translated from the coding sequence ATGAGCTTCCGCATCGCCGTCAGCGGCGCCGCGGCCGACGCCGTGCGCGCGAACGTGCCCGGGCTCGTCGCCGACCTCGTGGCGAGCGGCATCACGGCGCAGGACCCGGCCCTCTGGGGCCCGGCGGCCGAAGAGGAGTCGGCGAAGCGCCTCGGCTGGACCGAGGCCGTCGCCATCTCCCGCCCGCTCGTCGCCGAGATCGAGGCCCTCCGCACGCAGCTCCGCGCCGAGGGCGTCGAGCACATCGTGCTCGCGGGCATGGGCGGCTCCTCGCTCGCGCCCGAGGTCATCACTCGCACCGCGCGCGTCGACCTGACGGTCCTCGACTCGACGGAGCCCGGCCAGGTGCGCGCCGCACTCGCCGATCGGCTCGCGGTCTCCGCCCTCGTCGTGTCGTCGAAGTCCGGCTCGACGGTCGAGACCGACAGCCAGCGCCGGGTCTACGAGCAGGCCTTCACCGAGGCCGGCATCGACCCGCGCTCGCGCATCGTGATCGTGACCGACCCCGGTTCGCCCCTCGACGAGTCGGCTCGCGCGGCCGGCTACCGGGTGTTCAACGCTGACCCGAACGTGGGCGGGCGCTACTCGGCCCTCACCGCGTTCGGCCTCGTGCCCTCCGGCCTCGCGGGCGTCGACATCTCCGAGATCCTCGACGAGGCCGAGACGATCGAGCTCTCGCTCGCGATCGACTCCCCCGAGAACCCCGGCCTCGTGCTCGGAGCGGCCATCGCGGCGGCGAATCCGCGTCGCGACAAGCTCGCGATCGTCGCCGACGGCACGCACATCGTCGGCTTCGCCGACTGGGCCGAGCAGCTCATCGCCGAATCGACGGGCAAGGAGGGCACCGGCATCCTCCCCGTCGTGCTCGAGGCAGACGCACCCGAGCTGTCGGGCGAGCTCCCCGACGTCCAGGTCGTGCGGATCGTGAGCGACGCCGGTGACGAGCAGCTCGTCGACGACGGCACCGACGAGATCCGCGTCTCCGGCACGCTCGGCGCGCAGCTGCTCGTGTGGGAGTACGCGACCGCGGTCGCCGGACGCCTGCTCGGCATCAACCCGTTCGACCAGCCCGACGTGGAGTCGGCCAAGATCGCGGCTCGCGGCCTGCTCGACGCACGCCCCGAGCCCACGCCCGCAGCCTTCGTGGCCGAGGGCATCGAGGTGCGCGGCACGCCCGAGGTCATCGGCGCGTCGAGCGACCTCGAGTCGGCGATCGAGGTCCTCCTCGAAGAGCTCCCGGCCGACGGCTACCTCTCGGTCCAGGCGTACGTCGATCGCGTCGCGCACCCCGAGCTCGAAGAGCTGCGTGCGCGCCTCGCGGCGCGCGCCGGCCGTCCCGTCACCTTCGGCTGGGGACCCCGGTTCCTGCACTCGACCGGGCAGTTCCACAAGGGGGGCCCCGCCGTCGGCGCGTTCCTGCAGATCACCCAGGCGGTGGCCGAGGACCTCGCGATCCCCGAGCGCCCGTTCACGTTCGGGCAGCTCATCGCCGCGCAGGCGTCCGGCGACTCGAGCGTGCTCGCCGAGCACGGGCGACCGGTGCTGACGCTCACGCTCACCGACCCGTCGGTGAACGTCGCGACGCTCTTCGACGCTATCGGCTGA
- the tal gene encoding transaldolase produces MTTTPTADLSAAGVSIWLDDLSRERIASGGLEKLIAERNVVGVTTNPTIFAGALTNGAAYAEQVAALAAAGADVDTAVFEITTDDVRAASDIFRPVYDASNGYDGRVSIEVAPDLAHDTAGTIESAKALWAKVDRPNAMIKIPATVEGLDAITAAIGAGISVNVTLIFSLDRYRAVIAAYLAGLEIAKDAGIDLSTIHSVASFFVSRVDSEIDKRLEAIGTDEALALKSKAGVANAQLAYELFEQEFAGERAAALLAAGANKQRPLWASTGVKDPSLPDTLYVTGLVAQGVVNTMPEKTLEATFDHGVVEGDTVTGAYAAAGAVLDALAAVGVDYDDVTALLEREGVEKFIVSWHELLDTVTGALEGAR; encoded by the coding sequence ATGACCACCACCCCCACCGCAGACCTCTCCGCCGCCGGCGTGAGCATCTGGCTCGACGACCTCTCGCGCGAGCGCATCGCCTCGGGCGGGCTCGAGAAGCTCATCGCCGAGCGCAACGTCGTCGGCGTGACCACCAACCCGACGATCTTCGCGGGCGCCCTCACCAACGGCGCCGCCTACGCCGAGCAGGTCGCAGCGCTCGCCGCCGCAGGCGCCGACGTCGACACCGCCGTGTTCGAGATCACCACCGACGACGTGCGTGCGGCATCCGACATCTTCCGCCCGGTCTACGACGCGAGCAACGGCTACGACGGCCGCGTCTCGATCGAGGTCGCACCCGACCTCGCGCACGACACCGCGGGCACCATCGAGTCGGCCAAGGCGCTCTGGGCGAAGGTCGACCGCCCGAACGCGATGATCAAGATCCCCGCGACCGTCGAGGGCCTCGACGCGATCACGGCCGCGATCGGCGCCGGCATCAGCGTGAACGTCACGCTCATCTTCAGCCTCGACCGCTACCGGGCCGTCATCGCGGCGTACCTCGCCGGCCTCGAGATCGCGAAGGATGCGGGCATCGACCTGTCGACCATCCACTCGGTCGCGTCGTTCTTCGTGTCGCGCGTCGACTCCGAGATCGACAAGCGCCTCGAGGCCATCGGCACCGACGAGGCGCTCGCGCTCAAGAGCAAGGCCGGCGTCGCCAACGCGCAGCTGGCCTACGAGCTCTTCGAGCAGGAGTTCGCGGGCGAGCGTGCCGCGGCCCTCCTCGCGGCCGGTGCGAACAAGCAGCGCCCGCTGTGGGCCTCGACCGGCGTCAAGGACCCGTCGCTGCCCGACACGCTGTACGTGACCGGCCTCGTCGCCCAGGGCGTCGTCAACACGATGCCCGAGAAGACCCTCGAGGCGACCTTCGACCACGGCGTGGTCGAAGGCGACACCGTCACCGGCGCCTACGCCGCCGCCGGCGCCGTGCTCGACGCACTCGCCGCCGTGGGCGTCGACTACGACGACGTCACCGCGCTCCTCGAGCGCGAGGGCGTCGAGAAGTTCATCGTCTCGTGGCACGAACTCCTCGACACCGTCACCGGCGCACTGGAGGGTGCACGATGA
- the tkt gene encoding transketolase — MTHLNWETIDDRAVDTARILAADAVEKVGNGHPGTAMSLAPAAYLLFQKVMRRDPADHQWLGRDRFILSAGHSSLTQYVQLYLAGDGLELDDLKSLRTWGSKTPGHPEYGHTDGVEITTGPLGQGLSSAVGFAYASRFERGLFDPDAAAGTSPFDHFVYVVAGDGDLQEGVTSEASSLAGHQQLGNLVVIYDSNQISIEDDTNIAFTENVAERYAAYGWHVQTVDWKKTGQYVEDVAELNAAIEAAKGETSKPSIIILKTIIGWPSPGKQNSGKIHGSALGASELAATKEVLGFDPEQTFVVAEDVIEHTRGALERGAALKAEWQVGFDAWAAANPERKQLLDRLEAGELPEGLADVLPVFESGTEVSTRAASGKVINALAPQLPEFWGGSADLAESNLTTINGAASFIPAEWSTHEFSGNPYGRVLHFGIREHAMGAILNGIVLHGKTRPFGGTFLIFSDYMRPAVRLAALMKVPSIFVWTHDSVALGEDGPTHQPIEQLATLRAIPGFSVVRPADANETAAAWLEILSRRDAPVGIALTRQNIPVFPRGEGEASGDVFASTAGVAKGAYVLADAASGTPDVILIATGSEVQLAVAAREQLAAEGIQARVVSAPSLDWFAEQDAAYRESVLPAAVTARVSVEAGVALSWAKIVGDRGRSVSIEHFGASADYKTLFREFGITTEAVVAAAKESLASA; from the coding sequence GTGACTCACCTGAACTGGGAGACCATCGACGACCGCGCTGTCGACACCGCCCGGATCCTGGCGGCCGACGCCGTCGAGAAGGTCGGCAACGGCCACCCCGGCACCGCGATGAGCCTCGCGCCCGCCGCCTACCTGCTGTTCCAGAAGGTCATGCGGCGCGACCCCGCCGACCACCAGTGGCTCGGACGCGACCGCTTCATCCTCTCGGCGGGCCACAGCTCGCTGACCCAGTACGTGCAGCTCTACCTCGCGGGCGACGGCCTCGAGCTCGACGACCTGAAGTCGCTGCGCACCTGGGGCTCGAAGACGCCCGGCCACCCCGAGTACGGCCACACCGACGGCGTCGAGATCACCACGGGCCCGCTCGGGCAGGGGCTCTCCTCGGCGGTGGGCTTCGCCTACGCCTCGCGCTTCGAGCGCGGCCTGTTCGACCCCGATGCCGCGGCCGGCACGAGCCCGTTCGACCACTTCGTCTACGTGGTCGCCGGCGACGGCGACCTGCAGGAGGGCGTGACCAGCGAGGCCTCCTCGCTCGCCGGCCACCAGCAGCTCGGCAACCTCGTCGTGATCTACGACTCCAACCAGATCTCGATCGAGGACGACACCAACATCGCCTTCACCGAGAACGTCGCCGAGCGCTACGCGGCCTACGGATGGCACGTGCAGACCGTCGACTGGAAGAAGACCGGCCAGTACGTCGAAGACGTCGCCGAGCTGAACGCCGCGATCGAGGCCGCCAAGGGCGAGACCTCGAAGCCGTCGATCATCATCCTCAAGACCATCATCGGCTGGCCGTCGCCCGGCAAGCAGAACTCGGGCAAGATCCACGGCTCGGCACTCGGCGCCTCGGAGTTGGCCGCCACCAAGGAGGTGCTCGGCTTCGACCCCGAGCAGACCTTCGTCGTCGCCGAAGACGTCATCGAGCACACCCGCGGCGCCCTCGAGCGCGGCGCCGCCCTCAAGGCGGAGTGGCAGGTCGGCTTCGACGCCTGGGCCGCCGCCAACCCCGAGCGCAAGCAGCTCCTCGACCGCCTCGAGGCGGGCGAGCTGCCCGAGGGCCTCGCCGACGTCCTGCCCGTGTTCGAGTCGGGCACCGAGGTGTCCACGCGTGCCGCGAGCGGCAAGGTCATCAACGCGCTCGCACCGCAGCTCCCCGAGTTCTGGGGCGGATCGGCCGACCTCGCGGAGTCGAACCTCACGACCATCAACGGGGCGGCCTCGTTCATCCCGGCCGAGTGGTCGACGCACGAGTTCTCGGGCAACCCCTACGGCCGCGTGCTGCACTTCGGCATCCGCGAGCACGCCATGGGCGCCATCCTGAACGGCATCGTCCTGCACGGAAAGACCCGCCCGTTCGGCGGCACGTTCCTGATCTTCAGCGACTACATGCGCCCCGCGGTGCGACTGGCCGCACTCATGAAGGTGCCCTCGATCTTCGTCTGGACGCACGACTCGGTCGCGCTCGGCGAAGACGGCCCGACGCACCAGCCGATCGAGCAGCTCGCGACGCTCCGCGCGATCCCCGGCTTCTCGGTCGTGCGTCCCGCCGACGCCAACGAGACCGCCGCCGCCTGGCTCGAGATCCTGAGCCGGCGCGACGCCCCTGTCGGCATCGCGCTCACGCGCCAGAACATCCCCGTGTTCCCGCGCGGCGAGGGCGAGGCTTCGGGTGACGTGTTCGCCTCGACCGCTGGCGTCGCCAAGGGCGCGTACGTGCTCGCGGATGCCGCGTCGGGCACGCCCGACGTGATCCTCATCGCCACTGGCTCCGAGGTGCAGCTGGCCGTCGCGGCCCGTGAGCAGCTCGCGGCGGAGGGCATCCAGGCGCGCGTCGTCTCGGCGCCCAGCCTCGACTGGTTCGCGGAGCAGGATGCCGCGTACCGAGAGTCGGTGCTGCCCGCAGCCGTGACCGCACGCGTGTCGGTCGAGGCCGGCGTCGCGCTCAGCTGGGCGAAGATCGTCGGCGACCGCGGTCGCTCGGTCTCGATCGAGCACTTCGGCGCGTCCGCCGACTACAAGACCCTGTTCCGCGAGTTCGGCATCACGACCGAAGCCGTCGTCGCCGCTGCCAAGGAATCGCTCGCGTCGGCCTGA
- a CDS encoding heme o synthase codes for MQAAVETRQETARPTLKRKLAAYVALTKPRVIELLLVVTAPTMILAQNGLPSLWLMIATLIGGAMSAGSAGAFNCYIDRDIDRVMKRTQGRPLVTGELTDREALVFAYGLGIASIVWLGIFTNWVAAALSLAAILLYVVFYSLILKRRTAQNIVWGGIAGCMPVLIGWAAVTGDLSWPPFILFLIIFLWTPPHYWPLSMKYKDDYAAAGVPMLAVVRGRAQVGLQVILYAWATVACSLLLVPIAGMGLLYTSVALVSGVWFIYETHRLYDLSIRHEQVSPMRVFHGSIAYLTLVFLAVGIDPLLPF; via the coding sequence ATGCAGGCAGCAGTTGAGACGCGGCAAGAGACCGCCCGACCGACCCTGAAGCGCAAGCTCGCGGCGTATGTTGCGCTGACGAAGCCGCGCGTCATCGAACTGCTGCTCGTGGTCACCGCTCCGACGATGATCCTCGCGCAGAACGGGCTCCCGAGCCTCTGGCTCATGATCGCGACCCTGATCGGCGGTGCGATGAGCGCCGGGTCCGCCGGCGCGTTCAACTGCTACATCGACCGCGACATCGACCGGGTGATGAAGCGAACCCAGGGACGCCCGCTCGTCACGGGCGAGCTGACCGACCGCGAGGCGCTCGTCTTCGCCTACGGACTCGGCATCGCGTCGATCGTCTGGCTCGGCATCTTCACGAACTGGGTCGCCGCGGCGCTCTCGCTCGCCGCGATCCTGCTCTACGTCGTCTTCTACAGCCTGATCCTCAAGCGCCGCACGGCGCAGAACATCGTTTGGGGCGGCATCGCCGGCTGCATGCCCGTGCTCATCGGCTGGGCCGCGGTGACGGGCGACCTGAGCTGGCCGCCGTTCATCCTGTTCCTGATCATCTTCCTCTGGACGCCGCCGCACTACTGGCCGCTCTCGATGAAGTACAAGGACGACTACGCGGCGGCCGGCGTGCCGATGCTCGCCGTCGTGCGCGGTCGCGCCCAGGTCGGCCTGCAGGTCATCCTCTACGCATGGGCGACCGTCGCGTGCTCGCTGCTGCTCGTGCCGATCGCCGGCATGGGGCTGCTGTACACGAGCGTCGCGCTCGTCTCGGGCGTGTGGTTCATCTACGAGACGCACCGCCTCTACGACCTGTCGATCCGGCACGAGCAGGTTTCGCCGATGCGCGTGTTCCACGGCTCGATCGCCTACCTGACGCTGGTCTTCCTCGCGGTCGGCATCGACCCGCTGCTGCCCTTCTGA
- a CDS encoding gamma carbonic anhydrase family protein: MLVRHRGREPFVSPAATVAPGAILSGDVVVEAGARIMHGAVLTAEDGEVRIGAETVVLEHAVIRGRSGHPAVIGSHVMIGPHAHVNGASIADDAFIATGASVFPGAVVGEGAEVRINAVVHVNTVLAPGLVVPIGWVAVGSPAQLFSPDRHDEIWAVQRTLDFPGTVYGVAREDGTAEILRRQSAFYAAHDDDVIVDEAD; encoded by the coding sequence ATGCTCGTCCGCCATCGTGGTCGCGAGCCGTTCGTCTCTCCAGCGGCCACGGTGGCTCCCGGCGCGATCCTCTCGGGCGACGTGGTCGTCGAGGCCGGAGCGCGCATCATGCACGGCGCGGTCCTGACGGCCGAAGACGGCGAGGTCCGCATCGGGGCGGAGACCGTTGTGCTCGAGCATGCCGTGATCCGCGGCCGATCCGGACATCCGGCCGTGATCGGCTCCCACGTCATGATCGGCCCGCACGCGCACGTCAACGGGGCGTCGATCGCCGACGACGCATTCATCGCGACGGGCGCTTCGGTGTTCCCCGGCGCGGTCGTCGGCGAGGGTGCCGAGGTGCGCATCAACGCGGTCGTGCACGTGAACACCGTGCTCGCACCCGGGCTCGTCGTGCCGATCGGCTGGGTCGCGGTCGGCTCGCCTGCACAGTTGTTCAGCCCCGACCGCCACGACGAGATCTGGGCGGTGCAGCGGACCCTCGACTTCCCCGGCACCGTCTACGGCGTCGCGCGCGAGGACGGCACGGCCGAGATCCTCCGACGGCAGTCGGCCTTCTACGCGGCCCACGACGACGACGTGATCGTCGACGAGGCGGACTGA